The following are encoded in a window of Mesorhizobium shangrilense genomic DNA:
- a CDS encoding mandelate racemase/muconate lactonizing enzyme family protein produces MRIETINVYKCLLPVKGGSYRMASDTVQQLDSTLVEIVTDDGSKGWGETCPVGPVYQPHHALGARAAIEEIAPGLIGQEVSSIRLLAKAMDERLNGHGYAKAAFDIALLDLLGQRLGVPVSTLLGGALTDRVPSYYSTIVGSPEETARIAADKVKSGYPRLQIKIGGRDLEQDVATIHKVWEAVGYKARIAVDGNRGLTVAAAIHLDRLCQSIPFAFEQPCNTMEEVASLKGRLTHPVYLDENTEDLNAVLRAISSGIADGFGLKVTRLGGLTKMTTVRDMCAIRSLPHTCDDAWGGDVIAAACVHLASTVEPRRFEGAWIAQEYIDGHYDPENSIVIRDGHIAVPQRPGLGVQPEAKTLGVPIATYGR; encoded by the coding sequence ATGCGAATAGAGACAATCAACGTCTACAAATGCCTGCTTCCGGTGAAGGGCGGCAGCTACCGGATGGCAAGCGACACCGTCCAGCAACTTGACAGCACACTCGTTGAGATCGTTACCGACGACGGCTCTAAAGGGTGGGGAGAGACCTGCCCCGTCGGTCCGGTCTATCAACCCCACCACGCACTTGGCGCGCGCGCGGCAATCGAAGAGATCGCACCCGGTCTGATTGGCCAAGAGGTGTCCTCGATCCGACTGCTCGCCAAGGCAATGGACGAACGGCTGAACGGTCACGGCTATGCCAAGGCTGCCTTTGACATTGCATTGCTGGATCTGCTCGGCCAGCGTCTCGGGGTACCCGTGTCGACTCTGCTCGGCGGCGCTCTTACCGACCGGGTACCGTCATACTATTCGACCATCGTTGGCTCTCCTGAAGAAACCGCTCGCATAGCTGCCGACAAGGTCAAATCAGGATATCCGCGCCTGCAGATTAAGATTGGCGGGCGGGATCTCGAACAGGATGTCGCAACGATCCATAAGGTTTGGGAGGCCGTTGGCTACAAAGCGAGAATTGCGGTCGACGGCAACCGCGGCCTGACCGTAGCCGCCGCTATCCACCTCGATCGACTTTGCCAGTCCATTCCCTTCGCGTTCGAACAGCCGTGCAACACAATGGAAGAGGTCGCCAGTCTCAAAGGAAGGCTCACGCATCCTGTATATCTCGATGAAAACACTGAAGATTTGAACGCTGTCCTTCGAGCGATTTCCTCGGGCATCGCTGATGGGTTTGGGTTGAAGGTCACGCGTCTTGGCGGCCTCACGAAGATGACCACTGTGCGAGACATGTGTGCGATCCGATCTCTTCCGCACACCTGCGATGACGCGTGGGGCGGCGATGTTATTGCAGCAGCTTGCGTCCATCTCGCCTCGACAGTCGAGCCACGGCGGTTTGAAGGCGCATGGATTGCCCAGGAGTACATCGACGGGCACTATGACCCCGAGAACTCAATAGTGATAAGAGATGGGCATATTGCCGTGCCCCAGCGGCCCGGGCTCGGTGTTCAGCCCGAGGCGAAGACGTTGGGTGTACCGATTGCAACATACGGACGCTGA
- a CDS encoding trimethylamine methyltransferase family protein produces MTAEARASRRGGRDARRTIRTAPNFEMLPTLKRGLPVVEPMDAEQVERIHEASLAILEEVGVVFRDPIAIEDWKRAGADVRANDRVHLDRGLVMELIKTIPPKIEYFARDPSKNVELGGGKSIFVPMTGAPYMRDLDDVRRGPTIADLGTFHKLAHMMPALHSSAHHIVEPMDIVVAHRHLHITYSSMKHSDKIFMGMTTSPKNAEDVLDMCEVLFGEGFLETHAVTTGNCNGNSPLVWDQVMLGAMRAFCRRNQPVLCSPFVLGGANTPASTAAAVAQLNAEALSALAYTQVIRKGCPAIYGHYLSTVSMQSGAPMAGTPEISLMNFMIGQMARRYNVPWRTSNLLGGAKIFDAQSGYESAMTMMAVLMSGANYIWHSAGWNEAGMHCSIAKFVVDAEVCDMGYRMTKGIQWDDFDEALAAIRDVGPGGHYLGHPHTQANFERAFFMPKLFDNNSIEQWKADGSKDIKQRALEHARHLLGEYQEPKLDQAKDEELREYIDRRSREIPAVDALNDEY; encoded by the coding sequence ATGACTGCTGAAGCAAGGGCTTCGCGAAGAGGCGGGCGGGACGCGCGGCGAACGATTAGAACCGCGCCCAATTTCGAAATGCTGCCAACGCTAAAACGCGGCTTGCCGGTTGTGGAGCCGATGGATGCAGAGCAGGTAGAGCGCATCCACGAGGCCTCTCTTGCGATCCTTGAAGAAGTGGGGGTCGTTTTCCGCGATCCGATCGCGATCGAGGACTGGAAGAGAGCCGGAGCAGATGTCCGTGCTAATGACCGTGTTCATCTCGACCGCGGCCTGGTTATGGAGCTCATCAAGACAATTCCCCCCAAGATCGAATATTTCGCACGGGACCCCTCGAAGAATGTCGAACTCGGAGGCGGCAAGTCGATCTTCGTGCCGATGACCGGCGCGCCCTACATGCGCGACCTGGATGACGTGAGGCGCGGCCCGACGATCGCGGACCTTGGGACCTTCCACAAGCTGGCGCACATGATGCCGGCGCTGCATTCATCGGCGCACCACATTGTCGAGCCGATGGACATCGTCGTCGCGCATCGGCATCTGCACATCACCTATTCGTCGATGAAGCATTCCGACAAGATCTTCATGGGCATGACCACCTCGCCCAAGAATGCCGAGGACGTGCTCGACATGTGCGAAGTCCTCTTCGGGGAGGGATTCCTCGAGACCCATGCGGTCACGACTGGCAATTGCAATGGCAATTCGCCGCTCGTGTGGGACCAAGTTATGCTCGGCGCCATGCGTGCGTTTTGCCGGCGCAATCAGCCGGTGCTGTGCTCGCCCTTCGTTCTCGGCGGAGCGAATACCCCGGCCTCGACTGCCGCGGCAGTGGCGCAGCTCAATGCCGAGGCGCTTTCGGCACTCGCCTATACCCAGGTGATCCGAAAAGGCTGCCCGGCCATCTACGGGCATTACCTGTCGACGGTCTCGATGCAGTCCGGTGCCCCAATGGCTGGAACGCCCGAGATATCGTTGATGAACTTCATGATCGGCCAAATGGCGCGACGTTATAACGTGCCGTGGCGCACCTCTAACTTGCTTGGTGGCGCCAAAATCTTCGACGCTCAGTCGGGCTACGAAAGCGCCATGACCATGATGGCGGTGCTAATGTCGGGGGCAAACTATATCTGGCACTCGGCAGGCTGGAACGAAGCCGGTATGCACTGCTCAATCGCGAAATTCGTGGTCGACGCGGAGGTCTGTGATATGGGCTACCGCATGACCAAGGGCATCCAGTGGGATGATTTCGACGAAGCTCTGGCAGCGATTCGTGACGTTGGCCCTGGCGGCCACTACCTCGGCCATCCGCACACCCAGGCCAACTTTGAACGCGCATTTTTCATGCCAAAGCTCTTCGATAACAATTCGATTGAGCAGTGGAAAGCCGATGGCTCGAAGGATATAAAGCAGCGCGCCCTCGAACACGCCAGACATCTTTTGGGAGAATATCAGGAACCCAAGCTGGACCAGGCTAAGGATGAAGAACTGCGAGAATACATCGATCGCCGCTCGCGCGAGATTCCAGCCGTCGACGCGCTAAATGACGAATATTGA
- a CDS encoding LysR substrate-binding domain-containing protein gives MVRRYYDLPSLTTLAVFEASARHLSFKLAASELNVTPGAVSRQIKAIEDEIGVPLFVRLGTGVMLTSAGEDLYAVLASGFSRASEVVRSIKRGDRSKNVTIACSDGIASMWLIPRMPEFWNRYPEIAVDHLISDNSRDYRRAEVELRIRYGFGSWPDESTELLFGDTIYPVCGPGFAQEHRDATAESLPELPLLHVNWVDPDWTGWDEVFRRAAIRHGTPRGRRFGKFSVTLQAAQADQGVAVGWHRLVLPLIKDGKLVRITDLELPAPGGYYLSWNDNRTLSPAAELLRKWLREIAVQERET, from the coding sequence ATGGTTCGTCGCTATTATGATCTCCCGTCCCTGACCACTCTTGCAGTGTTCGAGGCGTCGGCAAGGCATCTCTCGTTCAAGCTCGCGGCCTCCGAGCTTAATGTCACGCCGGGGGCTGTCAGCCGGCAGATCAAAGCCATCGAGGACGAGATTGGCGTTCCTCTCTTCGTACGGCTTGGAACCGGGGTCATGCTCACCAGTGCTGGCGAGGATCTCTACGCCGTCCTGGCCAGCGGCTTTTCTAGGGCGTCCGAGGTTGTCAGAAGCATCAAACGCGGTGATCGCTCCAAGAACGTAACGATCGCCTGTTCAGATGGCATCGCATCGATGTGGCTGATACCGCGTATGCCGGAATTCTGGAACCGGTATCCCGAAATCGCGGTCGACCACCTAATCTCCGACAATTCGCGCGACTACAGGCGCGCCGAGGTCGAGTTGCGAATCCGCTACGGATTCGGTTCATGGCCGGACGAAAGCACCGAACTGCTATTTGGCGACACAATCTATCCGGTTTGCGGGCCCGGCTTCGCGCAGGAGCACCGGGATGCCACAGCTGAATCGCTGCCCGAGCTTCCCCTCCTGCACGTCAACTGGGTAGATCCGGATTGGACTGGGTGGGACGAGGTATTCCGACGCGCCGCGATTCGTCACGGAACGCCTCGTGGCCGCAGATTTGGCAAATTTTCCGTGACGCTGCAGGCCGCTCAAGCCGACCAAGGCGTTGCCGTAGGTTGGCACCGTCTGGTGCTACCGCTGATAAAAGACGGAAAATTGGTCAGGATCACCGACCTCGAACTGCCTGCTCCGGGGGGTTATTATCTCAGCTGGAATGACAACCGGACGCTGTCCCCTGCTGCCGAGCTCTTGCGAAAATGGTTGAGAGAGATCGCGGTCCAAGAGCGAGAAACTTGA
- a CDS encoding NAD(P)/FAD-dependent oxidoreductase, whose product MSVHKAVRTPADLPVSGWYALLPPPKAPEVLRGRHEADWVIVGGGFAGLAAARRLSQLLPNDRIVVVDAQRIGWGAAGRNSGFMIDLPHELGGKNYGGRREHDLQQIRMNRAAIEFSGAAAEEFGLQPYFVRAGKLHGAATDHGLRSLREFEGHLVGLAEDFRSLDAADMKRITGTDFFIGGTFTPGTVMAQPAGFVRGLAAGLAGRVKIFEKSPVTGIRTGKEHSIQTAEGEVVAPRMILTVNGHLESFGFFKQRLLHVFTYASMTRTLSDQEKRTLGGEMEWGLIPADPMGSTIRRVGDRIVVRNTFTYNPSMTTSNGQMQRIGHRHDRSFKARFPMLNGVEMEYRWGGHLCLSLNSAPAFGEIEDRVYAAGCCNGLGTVKGTLYGMLVADLAVGTGEPMVADALQEPTPSKLYPQPFMAIGAPLRLWNMQRRAGREL is encoded by the coding sequence ATGAGCGTACATAAGGCTGTCCGCACGCCTGCGGACCTGCCCGTATCGGGATGGTACGCTCTTTTGCCGCCTCCCAAGGCGCCTGAGGTGCTGCGCGGCCGCCACGAGGCCGACTGGGTCATTGTCGGGGGCGGCTTCGCTGGCCTCGCGGCCGCGCGGCGCCTTTCACAATTATTACCGAACGATCGTATTGTTGTGGTCGACGCCCAGCGTATCGGCTGGGGTGCGGCGGGACGAAATTCCGGATTCATGATTGACCTGCCACACGAGTTGGGTGGCAAAAACTATGGCGGTCGTCGAGAACACGATCTGCAACAAATTCGGATGAACCGCGCTGCGATAGAATTCTCTGGCGCGGCTGCCGAGGAATTTGGACTGCAACCCTATTTCGTAAGAGCTGGCAAGCTTCACGGGGCGGCGACAGATCATGGCCTTCGCTCACTCCGCGAATTCGAAGGCCATCTTGTTGGGCTTGCGGAGGATTTCAGAAGTCTCGATGCAGCTGACATGAAGCGCATTACCGGAACTGATTTCTTCATCGGTGGAACATTCACGCCGGGTACGGTGATGGCCCAACCGGCCGGGTTCGTTCGGGGATTGGCCGCCGGACTTGCCGGGCGCGTCAAGATTTTCGAAAAATCGCCCGTGACCGGAATTCGAACCGGGAAGGAGCATTCCATCCAGACGGCGGAGGGCGAGGTCGTCGCGCCGCGAATGATCCTCACGGTCAACGGACATTTGGAGAGCTTTGGGTTTTTCAAGCAACGGCTGCTGCATGTATTCACATACGCCAGCATGACACGCACGCTTTCGGACCAAGAAAAGCGGACACTTGGCGGCGAGATGGAATGGGGACTCATTCCGGCCGACCCGATGGGGTCGACAATCAGGCGGGTGGGCGATCGCATTGTTGTCCGCAACACGTTTACCTACAACCCATCGATGACGACGAGCAACGGTCAGATGCAAAGGATCGGGCACAGGCACGATCGCTCGTTCAAGGCGCGCTTCCCAATGCTGAACGGCGTCGAAATGGAATATCGCTGGGGCGGTCACCTATGCCTGTCGCTCAACTCGGCGCCTGCGTTTGGCGAGATTGAGGATCGAGTCTACGCGGCTGGATGCTGCAATGGACTCGGTACAGTCAAGGGTACGCTCTACGGAATGCTGGTCGCAGATTTGGCGGTCGGCACAGGAGAACCGATGGTAGCCGACGCCTTGCAAGAACCGACACCAAGTAAGCTATATCCCCAGCCATTTATGGCAATCGGAGCGCCCTTGCGACTTTGGAACATGCAAAGGCGTGCGGGGCGCGAGCTCTAG
- a CDS encoding aldehyde dehydrogenase codes for MSSLLTRDEYQNLVDSLPLPTNAVIDGKARAAQSGDTFETINPASGQIIARIASCGEADVDLAVEKARLVFETGAWSRAHPSERKRVLRRLVKLMKRNAHELAVLETLESGKPIYDVETIDIPEALHCLEWHAEATDKLYGQTSPSGDDVVSLIVRQPLGVVACVLPWNFPILMLAWKIGPALATGNSVIVKPAEQTNMSTLRVAELAHEAGLPPGVLQIVTGPGEITGKALGMHPDIDMVAFTGSTDIGRKFLEYSAKSNLKRIVLECGGKNPCIVLDDAENLDVVAQHVTQAVFWNMGENCSSNSRLIVHEKIKDRLVEAVVHKLKEWPLGEPLDPGNRLGAIVSKEQFDRIMGYIKKGRAEGARIVTGGNAHKHGKGYFIEPTVFDDVTSSMTIAREEIFGPVLSVIKVANADEAVRVANDTPYGLAASIFTANLGKAHRIARDIRAGTVTINCYGEGDITTPFGGFKLSGFGGRDKSLHAHDQYTELKTIWADISDPKIARAVD; via the coding sequence ATGTCGTCGCTATTAACGCGTGATGAGTACCAGAACCTAGTAGACAGCCTGCCTCTGCCTACCAACGCTGTGATCGACGGCAAGGCGCGGGCGGCACAATCCGGGGACACTTTCGAGACGATCAATCCCGCGTCGGGGCAGATCATCGCCAGGATCGCTTCCTGTGGCGAGGCCGACGTCGATCTTGCTGTCGAGAAGGCGAGGCTAGTGTTTGAAACCGGCGCTTGGTCGCGCGCGCATCCGAGCGAACGAAAGCGCGTGTTGCGCCGCCTCGTGAAGCTGATGAAGCGCAACGCCCATGAGCTAGCGGTTCTTGAGACGCTGGAAAGCGGCAAGCCGATCTACGATGTCGAAACGATCGATATCCCCGAAGCATTGCATTGCCTGGAATGGCACGCGGAAGCTACCGACAAGCTTTACGGCCAAACATCGCCTTCGGGCGATGACGTCGTGTCGCTGATCGTGCGCCAGCCATTAGGCGTGGTCGCCTGCGTCCTGCCCTGGAATTTTCCAATCCTGATGCTGGCCTGGAAGATCGGTCCGGCGCTCGCGACCGGCAATTCGGTCATCGTCAAGCCGGCCGAGCAAACCAACATGTCGACGCTGAGGGTTGCCGAGTTGGCGCATGAGGCTGGACTACCGCCAGGTGTCCTGCAGATCGTCACCGGTCCCGGCGAAATCACCGGCAAGGCGCTCGGCATGCATCCCGATATCGACATGGTGGCGTTCACCGGGTCCACCGATATCGGCCGAAAATTCCTGGAATATTCAGCCAAGTCCAACCTCAAGCGCATCGTGCTCGAATGCGGTGGCAAGAACCCATGTATCGTGCTCGACGACGCCGAAAACCTGGATGTGGTCGCGCAGCATGTCACCCAGGCCGTCTTCTGGAACATGGGCGAGAACTGCTCGTCCAATTCCCGCCTGATCGTGCATGAAAAGATCAAGGACCGCTTGGTTGAGGCGGTGGTGCACAAGCTGAAGGAATGGCCTTTAGGGGAGCCCCTCGACCCGGGTAACCGACTCGGCGCTATCGTGTCGAAGGAACAGTTCGACCGGATCATGGGCTACATCAAGAAGGGACGGGCGGAAGGCGCCAGGATCGTGACCGGTGGCAACGCCCATAAGCACGGCAAAGGCTATTTTATCGAGCCGACGGTGTTCGACGATGTCACATCCAGCATGACGATTGCCCGGGAAGAAATTTTCGGTCCGGTGCTGTCGGTCATCAAGGTCGCCAACGCCGACGAGGCGGTTCGGGTCGCCAACGATACGCCATACGGGCTCGCAGCCTCGATCTTCACCGCTAATCTCGGCAAGGCGCATCGCATCGCGCGCGACATCCGCGCCGGGACGGTGACCATCAATTGCTACGGCGAAGGAGACATCACGACGCCTTTCGGCGGGTTTAAGCTCTCTGGCTTCGGTGGTCGTGACAAATCTTTGCATGCCCACGACCAGTATACAGAACTTAAGACAATCTGGGCAGACATCTCCGATCCCAAGATCGCGCGCGCCGTAGACTAA
- a CDS encoding dihydrodipicolinate synthase family protein, with protein sequence MSFKGIIPPVTTPFHADGSIDRDGFCVMVEHLMSSGVHGIIIGGTTGEYYAQSRDERIGLLKLAKTVVKGKVPLIAGVGAIRTEDCVEYALVAKDLKYDGILIGSPYYAVPTQLELANHALAIDKAVDLPVMLYNYPGRTGTMMDLEFLDRVGRSTNFCAIKESSGSMNQLHALARDYPHIDLFCGMDDQALEFFAWGAKGWVCGAGNCLPTEHLALYEACVVEKDFTKGRQIMSALLPLMRVLEHGGKFVQSIKFGCELAGLPAGPVRRPMRALDDEQKRELETTIRTLKAVIASITAKSQKRSSENVVAINA encoded by the coding sequence ATGTCGTTCAAAGGCATTATTCCGCCCGTGACCACGCCGTTTCATGCGGACGGATCGATCGACCGCGACGGCTTCTGCGTCATGGTCGAGCATCTGATGTCGTCGGGCGTGCATGGCATCATCATCGGTGGCACGACCGGCGAATACTACGCCCAATCACGGGATGAACGCATCGGCCTGCTGAAGCTTGCCAAAACCGTTGTCAAGGGGAAGGTGCCACTGATCGCCGGCGTCGGCGCGATCCGCACGGAGGACTGTGTCGAATATGCGTTGGTCGCTAAGGACCTCAAGTACGACGGCATTCTGATTGGATCGCCGTACTATGCTGTGCCCACTCAGCTCGAACTCGCGAACCACGCTCTTGCGATCGACAAGGCCGTCGATCTGCCGGTGATGCTCTACAACTATCCGGGCCGCACCGGCACGATGATGGATCTCGAATTCCTGGACCGGGTTGGGCGCAGCACCAATTTCTGCGCCATCAAGGAGTCCAGCGGCAGCATGAATCAGCTGCACGCCCTGGCGCGTGACTATCCGCACATAGATCTGTTCTGCGGCATGGATGACCAGGCGCTCGAGTTCTTCGCCTGGGGCGCAAAGGGCTGGGTTTGCGGTGCCGGCAATTGCCTGCCCACGGAGCACCTCGCTCTCTATGAAGCTTGTGTCGTCGAGAAGGACTTCACCAAGGGCCGCCAGATCATGTCGGCGCTGCTGCCGTTGATGAGGGTTCTCGAGCATGGCGGCAAGTTCGTGCAGAGCATCAAGTTCGGCTGCGAACTGGCTGGGTTACCGGCTGGGCCCGTGCGTCGTCCGATGCGTGCGCTCGACGACGAACAGAAGCGGGAACTCGAGACGACGATCCGCACGCTTAAAGCCGTCATCGCGTCAATCACCGCAAAATCCCAAAAGAGGTCATCCGAAAATGTCGTCGCTATTAACGCGTGA
- a CDS encoding enoyl-CoA hydratase/isomerase family protein — MDHITPETTEYQNLLYEVDAERVCWLTLNRPEKANAMSERLIAELKAGLLRADRDDGVNVIVIRGAGRGFCAGHDLEEDATDDRSSIYDYRLKYIKQFEDFTTPWIVTKPVIASVHKYAIGKGFELSLFCDVSIVTSDTMLGYSEVRYGLTAHCMFMPWLVNMKTAKELLLTGREVSAAEAKEMGLVTQVVAPEELEEVTRRKATLMARIPRDMQRIHKSYLNKVYELQGLRTATDYYLELVPIMSVQPVPEYAELTKDTIEKGLKVALSNARSRYEGLE; from the coding sequence ATGGACCACATCACGCCTGAGACGACTGAATACCAGAATCTCTTGTATGAAGTGGATGCGGAGCGCGTCTGCTGGTTGACGCTCAACCGGCCGGAAAAAGCTAACGCTATGAGTGAGCGGCTGATCGCTGAGCTAAAGGCGGGTCTGCTTCGCGCCGATAGGGATGATGGCGTCAACGTGATAGTGATCCGTGGCGCTGGCCGTGGTTTTTGTGCCGGCCATGACCTTGAAGAGGATGCCACTGATGACAGGTCATCGATCTACGATTATCGCCTCAAATACATCAAGCAGTTCGAAGATTTCACGACTCCGTGGATCGTCACTAAGCCGGTTATCGCTTCGGTGCACAAATACGCCATCGGCAAAGGCTTCGAACTTTCGCTCTTCTGTGACGTGTCTATTGTCACTTCGGACACAATGTTGGGCTATAGCGAGGTGCGCTACGGCCTGACGGCCCATTGCATGTTCATGCCCTGGCTTGTTAACATGAAAACGGCGAAGGAGCTTCTGCTTACGGGCCGGGAGGTTTCGGCCGCCGAAGCTAAAGAGATGGGGCTCGTCACACAGGTAGTGGCCCCCGAGGAATTGGAAGAGGTCACTCGACGGAAGGCTACGCTCATGGCTCGAATCCCGCGGGACATGCAGCGGATTCACAAATCCTATTTGAACAAGGTCTATGAGCTGCAGGGTCTCAGGACGGCTACCGACTATTATCTTGAATTGGTCCCAATTATGAGTGTGCAGCCGGTGCCTGAATACGCCGAGCTGACGAAAGACACGATCGAGAAAGGCCTAAAGGTGGCTTTGAGCAACGCAAGATCGCGTTACGAAGGCCTCGAGTGA
- the betB gene encoding betaine-aldehyde dehydrogenase — MKFQPVASHFINGLYTEDATGTAIDVIYPATGEVIAQLHSATPRIVEQALSSAKVAQKQWAAMSGVERGRILRRAADIIRIRNYDLSVLETHDTGKPIQETTVADASAGADLLEYFGGLAGTLTGEHIPLPNGDFAYTVREPLGVCVGIGAWNYPTQIACAKAAPALACGNAMIFKPSETTPLSALKLAEIFREAGVPNGVFNVVQGYGDVGAALVADDRVAKVSLTGSLSTGRKVYAAAAGGMKHVTMELGGKSPLIVFDDADLDSAVSGAIIGNFYSSGQICSNGTRVFVQKGIKSAFLERLLARVANAKVGDPMDPEVNFGPMISERQMKIVKSYIAKGREEGARLVCGGRQLDRPGFYLEPTVFAEVTDGMSIAREEIFGPVMSVLDFDTEEEVVTRANATEFGLAAGVFTKELTRAHRVAKGFEAGTCYVNTYNLAPAEAPFGGSKLSGVGRENSKLAINHFSEMKTVYISMNVLQAPY, encoded by the coding sequence GTGAAGTTTCAACCCGTCGCCAGTCATTTCATCAACGGCTTATATACAGAGGATGCGACCGGCACAGCGATAGATGTTATCTACCCGGCAACCGGTGAGGTGATTGCGCAACTGCATTCCGCAACGCCACGAATTGTGGAGCAAGCTCTGTCGTCCGCGAAGGTGGCTCAGAAACAATGGGCGGCTATGAGTGGGGTAGAACGCGGGCGAATTCTGCGCCGGGCCGCAGATATCATCCGCATACGCAACTACGACCTGTCGGTGCTCGAAACCCACGACACGGGTAAACCGATCCAGGAAACCACGGTAGCTGACGCCAGTGCCGGAGCGGATTTGTTGGAATACTTTGGTGGATTGGCTGGCACTCTCACGGGCGAACATATTCCGCTCCCAAACGGAGACTTTGCCTACACAGTCCGCGAGCCGCTCGGCGTTTGCGTGGGTATTGGTGCGTGGAACTACCCGACCCAGATAGCATGCGCCAAAGCCGCGCCAGCGCTTGCCTGTGGCAATGCCATGATATTCAAACCGTCGGAGACAACGCCACTTTCTGCTCTCAAACTGGCTGAGATATTCCGCGAGGCTGGAGTTCCGAATGGTGTGTTCAATGTTGTCCAGGGCTACGGTGACGTCGGCGCAGCACTCGTGGCCGACGACCGTGTTGCGAAGGTGTCCCTGACGGGCTCTCTCTCTACCGGCCGCAAGGTCTATGCCGCTGCGGCTGGGGGAATGAAGCATGTCACAATGGAACTTGGTGGCAAGTCGCCTTTGATTGTCTTTGATGATGCAGATCTCGACAGCGCAGTGAGCGGCGCCATTATCGGAAACTTCTATTCCTCGGGACAAATCTGCTCCAATGGCACCCGTGTGTTTGTGCAGAAAGGAATCAAGTCGGCATTTCTCGAGCGGCTTTTGGCAAGAGTAGCGAACGCAAAAGTCGGCGACCCCATGGACCCAGAGGTGAATTTTGGACCGATGATCAGCGAACGCCAGATGAAGATCGTCAAATCCTACATCGCTAAGGGACGCGAAGAAGGTGCGCGGCTTGTCTGCGGCGGAAGACAGTTGGATAGACCAGGATTCTACCTCGAACCCACGGTTTTCGCTGAAGTAACCGACGGGATGTCTATAGCTCGCGAGGAGATATTTGGTCCTGTGATGTCGGTGCTGGATTTCGACACCGAAGAAGAGGTCGTAACACGCGCTAACGCCACCGAGTTTGGCCTGGCTGCTGGGGTGTTCACCAAGGAACTCACGCGCGCCCATCGTGTGGCAAAGGGATTCGAGGCGGGCACCTGTTATGTCAACACCTATAATCTCGCGCCGGCTGAAGCGCCATTCGGCGGCTCAAAACTTTCCGGCGTCGGCCGCGAGAATTCCAAGCTCGCGATAAATCATTTCAGCGAAATGAAGACGGTGTACATCTCGATGAACGTTCTCCAAGCGCCCTACTAG
- a CDS encoding SDR family NAD(P)-dependent oxidoreductase yields MTERLAGKVAIITGGGRGIGAGITQRFAEEGAKIAIVQRNVPPENLVNERVIYVKADLANSVHIASAVQTVVERFGGLDILVNNAGVMFEKTVDEMTEADWDQMMDINLKAPFLLTKAAMPHLRQRGRASIVNIGSIEGLGSNPGHPAYSASKAGLHGFTAAVAVDHGHEGIRCNAIAPGWINSDLSEVYIDSLGDSARVRRELLAMHPVGRLGEPKDVGNLAVWLASEESAFVTGQVYVIDGGRTKKLPLPIA; encoded by the coding sequence ATGACTGAGAGATTGGCAGGCAAGGTTGCAATTATCACCGGCGGTGGACGCGGTATCGGCGCCGGCATCACCCAGCGCTTTGCGGAGGAGGGGGCGAAGATCGCTATTGTGCAGAGAAACGTGCCACCTGAGAATTTGGTCAACGAGCGCGTCATCTACGTGAAGGCGGACCTTGCGAACTCTGTGCACATCGCCTCGGCTGTGCAAACTGTCGTCGAGCGGTTTGGAGGCTTGGACATCCTCGTCAACAACGCCGGGGTCATGTTCGAGAAGACGGTCGACGAAATGACCGAGGCGGACTGGGACCAGATGATGGACATCAACCTGAAGGCACCCTTCCTACTGACCAAGGCGGCAATGCCGCATCTTCGGCAACGGGGCAGGGCAAGCATCGTCAATATCGGCTCTATCGAAGGGCTGGGGTCCAATCCAGGCCATCCTGCCTATTCTGCCTCGAAAGCGGGCCTTCACGGCTTCACGGCGGCTGTCGCCGTGGACCACGGCCACGAGGGCATCCGCTGCAACGCCATTGCGCCGGGATGGATCAATTCTGATCTGAGTGAAGTGTATATCGATAGCTTGGGGGACAGCGCCCGCGTCCGCAGGGAGCTGCTTGCGATGCATCCGGTCGGGCGCTTGGGCGAACCGAAGGACGTTGGAAACCTTGCAGTCTGGCTCGCCTCGGAAGAGAGCGCCTTTGTAACCGGTCAGGTCTACGTGATCGACGGCGGACGCACCAAAAAGCTACCACTCCCGATTGCTTGA